ATTGGCATGAAATTGGAATTAGATGCCATGAGATTTTACCGGGCTTGTGCGGAAAAGGCTGACGATGAGGAGGTAAAAACGCTTTATAATGAATTGGCTGACTGGGAAACAGATCATTATCGCGCCTTTGAGCAGCAACTGAATATGCTGAAAGAAGACTACTTTCAGGCAAATAATTTTGTTCCCATGTAAGGGTGTTTTTTCTATTTTTTTAGAATCATTTGAATTTCATGTGCAGCAGCCTGCTCTGTAATAGGTTTACTGGCTTTTAAAGTGCTTCCCAGAAGGCTTATGTTTTAGCAACAACCACCTGTTTCAGCAGAACCACAGCTAGCATTTTCTTTGCCTTTTATCCAGACCTGGATAATATAGGAGGCTCAACCTACACCAGGACTGACTTCTATTGCATGGGTAGGACAGTTATTCACACATGCCCCGCACTCCATGCAGGCGTTAAAGTCGATAATTGCCGCTTTTCCCTGCCTGATCTCAAAAACATGGTGGGGGCATACTTCGGTACACAAACCACACCCGATGCATTCCTCCCGGTTGAGTATCAGTGACGAAACATCGTCTAGGTATCTTATATCTTCCATGATTTGTTTTCCTGTTTTAAAATTAAAATGCCGAATAGATCCAGAAACCTGTTGATATTACCAAAGCGATTAACTGTACAGGGATGAACCTTTTCATCTCCTTTTCAACACCGGAGGGTGAGGTAAAGGGGGTGGCGCCGGTAAAATTCATGGACAGATAGGAGCTTATGGCCATCACCAATAAAAACAGACCGATAAAGGCCGTAATCCCATGAATGGACGATGAAATTGACAGAAATAAAAGCGCGGCAAACACAATTCCGCATAGGAGACCTTTTGCGGCAAACTCTCTAAATGGGATATAGGGCAGCAGTGCGGGGGTAATGACTGCACCGGAAATAATTCCCACCAAAAGCGCCAGGATAGACACCATTCCCCTTTCAAAAGCACTTGAAAAGGAAAAGAAGCCCGGCCCGAAACCGGACAGAATAATCAAAACCATTGAGGCTAGCAAAGCCGGCTTGAGGACCGTTTTCAATTCAACCGGGGTGAGAATCAGCCTTTCAATAAAAGTGAAGGTAACCATTCTCATCTTTTTATCGGCCTTTCTATTGTTTTTAACAAAAGCGGGAATGTCTTTTGCCCTGACAGGGCCGAATACCACTTTAAAGCCGGATTCTTTTTTTACCTTTCCGGCAGTCACTCCGGTTGCACCCAGTTGTGGAACGATCACCCGTTTATGGTCAACCACTTTTTCCAGGGAACATCGTTTTATTCTTTTAACCAGTTCTCCAGTGGAAAAGGTTCCTTTTCCGGCAGCACACCAGACATTTACCCCGCCGGTATCCAGAACAAGAATCCAGGCATCCATATACTCCAGCTCCCGCCTCAGGTGATCAAAGGTCAGTTTGAAATTTGCGGTAACCAGGACCTCTGAAGCTTTGTCAGGGTTTCCCACACAATAAAGACCGGGTGCCACTTTGTAATTGTGCCTGCCAATACCGCTTCTTACCACCAGGGTGGATAGAATATCACTTTTATCCGGTTTGGTTTTTACCTTGGGAACAAAACCGGTATCGGTGAAAACAAAATCTTCCACAAACGAGCCAATGATATACCCCGGCTTTTCATGATCGGCAAAAACATTCTTTGGTCCAATGCCGCCATCGGTCCCTGCATCATCCATTTCTGGCATGATTGAAACCCCGGTGGATTCAAGCCTAGTGTCACAGCCCTCGTTGCTGCTGCAATCAGACCCACAGCCACATCCGGTATCTAATGGTTCTTTCAAATTCAGCTCCCTGTTTATAATTTCGACACATACTTTTTGAATTGATTCAATACATCAAAATCGACACAGTAACACGTTTTTGGTCCTTCAATTTCACCATGGACAATACCTGATTCTTTAAGCAGCTTAAGGTGTTGGCTGATGGTCGACTGGGAAAAGGGGAAAATATTCACAATTTCTCCACATACACAAGAATTGATTTTTATTAAATGCTCCACAATCTTAACCCTGGTGGGATGTCCCAGCGCCTTGAAAATTTTGGCGAGTGTATCTGCATCCATTTTAAGTTTCGGCATAAATACTTACCTCGATTTCTGGTAACTACCCCCGCTGTCAGGCTGAAGCATGCCAGACCGAGTCGTTACCTTTTCTTTAAAAATCCAAATAGAGTTGTTTTCCTTCGCTGCTGTATAAGGACATAAGAACAGTATCTAAGCAAACATCGGTTCCCTTGCAAATACAGCTGTCTTGATCAAACTTGCTTTTCAATTTTGGGCTTTCTTTTCTGTCATCGTTTATCGTCTTTTAACGATAATATAAAAACCATACTCTGTCAATGGCGTTTTAAAAATTTTTAATTTTTAAAACGGAAAAAAATAAGGAAAAAAATTAGGAGACCGTCAAGTTCTAATGGACTAATTTATTGCAGTGGGAAGTTCATGTTCTGTCAAGAACCTTAGCGACTGTCTTTTTAATGCGATCGATACTGCTCCCTCTTTTCTCCACAAAGGTCACTGTGTTCAAGATATCCTGCTGTATTCCTTTTTCCGACAGAAAAGAATGAACCACTACAGTCAATGCTGGGAAATGCTCCCTGAGTGTCTTCACCAGGAGTAAATTATCTGTATCAGGCAGATCGGGGTCTACAATCAAAAGGTCTAAAGGCTCTTGCCCCAATGTATATTGAATGATTTCCTGACCGGTTTTCGCCAGTTGAACCTGGTAACCTTCCAGCGTCAGCTCGCGCCTTAACAACTCCCGGACATGGGAATTGCGGTCAGCTATTAATATGTTGTAATTTTTTCTCAAGGGTCTTCCTTAACTGTTCGGTATTACATCAATATCGACCATGATTACCGATAAATTATGAATACGTAAAATATGATCACAATGGGGATGGAACACTACATGTGGAACAACACTTTATCAAAAACTACGGTATATGGTAGTCGCATTTCAAACTTCTTTTTTTACCAAATTATCAAACCGGATCAATTCCTAAAGTCGAATCGATCCGGTTTTAGCTGCCAAGTATTTTCCATAAAAAATTTTAACTAACATTTAAAGCAAACCCCGCCGGACGAGATTAACCATAACACATGTATAAAAAGCGGTCTTTAGAAAAGAACAACTTCCCTTCTTAATTGCCTATACTATTAAATGCTTAAAAAATTTATGAACGTGTTTACAGCCAACCTACCGGCCTAACAGGCCCATCCCTTTTCAATCACAATACGCAAGGTTTGTGCCAATTAGGAAAGGAAAGGTCAAAACTTATTAACTGTCTCAAAATACAAGCAATTTTTTAATAAGAGAAAAAGCGAGTGAATGCAGGTGAAGAAATTGGGTGTCGGTTGTTTTTACAAGTTGTAAAGCAGACAGACCATTTGATTCGATTTTTTGCATCTTTTGCGATATAATTAAAATTTCATGATCGGTAACAGCATAGTCGATTTTTTCGGCCAGTATATCGGCAATTTCCAGTGCACCAACGCCTATTTTAGGGGAAAGGCAAATGGTAGATGATATCTTTGCCGGAAAAGTTTCTGGTGTGTTTTGAAGCCGCTGTTCCCAATTGCCCGCGTACTGGTCTGCCACCGTATGAGCATCCACTCGTTCTTTGTCATAAGCCCCTGGTATATATTTTAGCTCATTCATGGTTAACTTAGGTCGTTAACTTCCGACGAAGTGCTAAACGTTTTCTTTAATCCTTTTCCAAAACTCAGATGACAAATCGTCTGAAAGTTCTTCATGGGGCCCGATAATTTTCAAGATCTCTTGGTTTTCAAAATCAAGGTAGCCCTTAAGGTCTTCTAAGGAATAATTGAGCAGCCTTTTGACTACGGTCAGCGTGCTGGCCGGTTTTCTGGCCAGGTGCCGGGCCATTTCCATTGCAGCCTCTTCAAGCTTTCCTACCGGGACAATCTTATCAACAATACCAAGTTCCAAGGCTTCATCTGCAGTGATGTCCCTGTCGGACAACAGTATGGAAAATGCCTTGCTTCTGCTTAGAATCCTGGACAGAAAAAATGCCCCACCTCCGGTGGGAACCATCCCCAGCTTCAGATATGGTTTCTGAAACAGGGTATTGTCGGCAACAATCCTGTAGTCGCAAGCCAGGCTTATATTTAAAAACAGCGGAATAGCCAATCCGGAGTTGATATGCACCACCACTTTGTTTAAAGATACAATCTTTAATATGATCTGATTAAAGACGTTGAGCATTTTATGCACAGCCAAGCGGTCTAGTTGGGATTGTAATACCTTACGGTAGAAATCAATATACTCTTCACTTCCCGACTTTTCCGGTGAGCTGACAATGACCACCACTTTTATGGTGTCGGATTTTGCAATATCATCAAAAAAATCCAACACCCTGTCCCTGGCAGTTAAATCAGTTGAACGAATCAGCAGATTCTTATTTAAACTGAGAACAATGGTATCATCGATTTCTTTGGCAGAAAAAAAATCACTGTGATTAAATTGAGCGTTCATGGGGCCCCTTTTAACTCTTGCGAACAATCATTACGCTGCAGGGGGCCTTATGGGAGATTCTTTTGGCCACACTGCCGAAAACCACCAGTCCCATGCCTGAAAGCCCGTAAGATCCCATTACCACCACATCTGTTTGGTTATCTTCCAGGTATCTTAAAATTTCAGTGGAAACATGTCCGTCGAGAACAACCAGGTCATGTTTTATATGCTCTCCCAACCCGTCACCATATTCTGTCTGCATCTGTTGTTCCAGCTTTAACAGCAAAGAGTCTTTGGGTTCATCGGACAACATCATTGCGGCTTCTGCAAACATTGGATTTATCACAGGTGGCAACACATGGATAATGGAAAGACGGGCCTGGTATTTCTCCGCCATTTCGATGGCTGTTTTAACAGCCGCTTTGGCATTTTCCGAAAAATCTGTACAACATACGATTTTTTTAATAGCCATGATTCCTCCTTGGGCCAAATGAAAGCCGGTTATAGTAATTAGACAGTTAAAATGATGGTTGCCATTATCCGGTGCTGCTTTTTAGCCAGCAACCGGAAACGGCCACACACCTGGTTACAGCGGGATAAATAAAAATAGCGTATTTCTTAACAAAATGCAAAGGTCTGTCGTAATTATCTGACCGTAACCACCGGACAAGTGGCATGCAAAATCACATGCTGGGCGGTAGACCCAAAAAAAAGTTTTCCCACTTTTGATCGTTTTTTAATACCGATGATGATCTCATCTACTTTTTTTTCATCGGCAAATCGAACCAGATCTTCTCCCGGATTAAGACCGCGAACCAGAAGCTTTGGTTCACAACATACTTTTTCATTATCAAAAAGACGTTGTGCCCGGCTTAAATCATGTTCGGCATTCACAAAATCCCGCTTGTGTACTTCAAGGCCTCCGGTCATCGAATGGATCAGGTAAACTTCGGCGTTCACTGCTTGTGCCCGTTTTACCGACAGTTTTAATGCTTTGGTTGCCTCCGCTGAGCCATCATAACAAACCATTATCTTCATGGTTGCGCCTATTCTTATGAAGATCGATTCCTCATGCCTTAAACAAAATCCATGAATTTCTCTTTAAAGGCCCGGGAAACAATTTCCGCAGCCCACTCAGGCTGTGTAATAAAGTCACAATTGATTACCATATCAAATTCATACGGAGAGGCATCTTTTTTGCCAAAGACTTTTTTAAAAAAGTCTCTTTGTCCCTTATCAACCTCATCTATCTTTTTTCCCGCCACTTCCTGTTCCACGTTCAGAATCTCAGCCAATCGCTTTACCCGATATGGCTTGGAAGAAATAAATCGGACTGCCAGCTGCGAATCCTTTGGCAAAATAAGGTGTGTCCCTCTACCGACAAAAATAGTGGGCTGCGCACTGGCCATGGAAAACACAGCGCTGATCAAGTGTCTGGTGTAATCACTCATAATAAAGGATTTTTCTCTAAAGAGCAAAGCGGATAATTCATTCATTTTGCCGGGATAGTGTTCATCAAAAAAATCGACGGTTTTTTTGCTTAAAGCCGCATGATTGGCGATGTGTTCAATGACTTCCCGGTCGACCACCCGGTATCCGATCTTCTCCGCCAGCATATCTGCAATCTCCAGTGCCCCCACACCGATTTTTCTGGAAAAGCAGATGGCAGGCGAAATTACGCCCAGTGCCGCTTGTTTTTCTTTGGCTTCAAGTTGCCTTTTTTCCCAGGAGCGTATGTATTGCCCGGCTATTTGAGCGGCATCCGGCCGTTTCTTGGCATAGGTTCCGGGAACGTATTTAATTTTATCAATATTTATAGCCATGTTGCACCTCCCTCTATCTTCCTGATTTTTATTTCAGCGGGTATCTCCCATCAATAAACAAAAAATATCAGAAAATAGGATAAAATCATACCATTTCTATATGTTATCTGTTTTTGTTAAATCTATCTTTAATTCATACTCGTTTGAGCCCTGAATTCTGCCGATTTTAAATCCCAGTTTTTTCCCTAATTTCAACATCTGTGAGTTTTCCGTCAGCACGCTGCCCCATACGGTTTCTAAATTTCGTTCTTTGGCAATTGTCAGGCAGCGTTTAAGCAACTCGGAGCCAATCCCTTTTCCCTGCCATTGGTCCCCAACCACCACGGAAAACTCCGCATGCTTTTGGTTGCGTTCATTGATCACTCTGGCAACCCCCAGCATTTTTTCTTTTAATTGAGATTTAGACAGGGCGACCAGTGCAATTTCACGGTCATAATCAATTTGGGTAAATCGTGCCAGCATACTATGAGGTAGACGTTTGAGAGGGTTGAAAAATCTCATATATACACTTCTCGGAGATAGAGATTCAAAAAGTTCAACCAAAAGTGGTGCATCTTCCGGACGAATCGGCCGGACAAATATATCTACCCCCATAGCGGTTGTTGCCTTTCCCTCA
The Thermodesulfobacteriota bacterium DNA segment above includes these coding regions:
- the hgcB gene encoding mercury methylation ferredoxin HgcB: MEDIRYLDDVSSLILNREECIGCGLCTEVCPHHVFEIRQGKAAIIDFNACMECGACVNNCPTHAIEVSPGVGUASYIIQVWIKGKENASCGSAETGGCC
- the hgcA gene encoding mercury methylation corrinoid protein HgcA — encoded protein: MKEPLDTGCGCGSDCSSNEGCDTRLESTGVSIMPEMDDAGTDGGIGPKNVFADHEKPGYIIGSFVEDFVFTDTGFVPKVKTKPDKSDILSTLVVRSGIGRHNYKVAPGLYCVGNPDKASEVLVTANFKLTFDHLRRELEYMDAWILVLDTGGVNVWCAAGKGTFSTGELVKRIKRCSLEKVVDHKRVIVPQLGATGVTAGKVKKESGFKVVFGPVRAKDIPAFVKNNRKADKKMRMVTFTFIERLILTPVELKTVLKPALLASMVLIILSGFGPGFFSFSSAFERGMVSILALLVGIISGAVITPALLPYIPFREFAAKGLLCGIVFAALLFLSISSSIHGITAFIGLFLLVMAISSYLSMNFTGATPFTSPSGVEKEMKRFIPVQLIALVISTGFWIYSAF
- a CDS encoding metalloregulator ArsR/SmtB family transcription factor, whose product is MPKLKMDADTLAKIFKALGHPTRVKIVEHLIKINSCVCGEIVNIFPFSQSTISQHLKLLKESGIVHGEIEGPKTCYCVDFDVLNQFKKYVSKL
- a CDS encoding response regulator, producing MRKNYNILIADRNSHVRELLRRELTLEGYQVQLAKTGQEIIQYTLGQEPLDLLIVDPDLPDTDNLLLVKTLREHFPALTVVVHSFLSEKGIQQDILNTVTFVEKRGSSIDRIKKTVAKVLDRT
- a CDS encoding enoyl-CoA hydratase/isomerase family protein; its protein translation is MNAQFNHSDFFSAKEIDDTIVLSLNKNLLIRSTDLTARDRVLDFFDDIAKSDTIKVVVIVSSPEKSGSEEYIDFYRKVLQSQLDRLAVHKMLNVFNQIILKIVSLNKVVVHINSGLAIPLFLNISLACDYRIVADNTLFQKPYLKLGMVPTGGGAFFLSRILSRSKAFSILLSDRDITADEALELGIVDKIVPVGKLEEAAMEMARHLARKPASTLTVVKRLLNYSLEDLKGYLDFENQEILKIIGPHEELSDDLSSEFWKRIKENV
- a CDS encoding universal stress protein, which translates into the protein MAIKKIVCCTDFSENAKAAVKTAIEMAEKYQARLSIIHVLPPVINPMFAEAAMMLSDEPKDSLLLKLEQQMQTEYGDGLGEHIKHDLVVLDGHVSTEILRYLEDNQTDVVVMGSYGLSGMGLVVFGSVAKRISHKAPCSVMIVRKS
- a CDS encoding universal stress protein translates to MKIMVCYDGSAEATKALKLSVKRAQAVNAEVYLIHSMTGGLEVHKRDFVNAEHDLSRAQRLFDNEKVCCEPKLLVRGLNPGEDLVRFADEKKVDEIIIGIKKRSKVGKLFFGSTAQHVILHATCPVVTVR
- a CDS encoding cytidylate kinase-like family protein; protein product: MAINIDKIKYVPGTYAKKRPDAAQIAGQYIRSWEKRQLEAKEKQAALGVISPAICFSRKIGVGALEIADMLAEKIGYRVVDREVIEHIANHAALSKKTVDFFDEHYPGKMNELSALLFREKSFIMSDYTRHLISAVFSMASAQPTIFVGRGTHLILPKDSQLAVRFISSKPYRVKRLAEILNVEQEVAGKKIDEVDKGQRDFFKKVFGKKDASPYEFDMVINCDFITQPEWAAEIVSRAFKEKFMDFV